Proteins encoded by one window of Deinococcus sp. KSM4-11:
- the rnhA gene encoding ribonuclease HI, with translation MTRPGTSYGKSAARKAQDAERDRLPIRAGIQPEQPVTGQVVTLYSDGACDTTKGHGGWATILSYGEKELILSGHEENTTNNRMELRGLLEGLKTLKRPCQIRVVTDSQYLRKAFTDGWILKWQRNGWKTAGGDPVKNQDLWEELIALARTHALTFLWVKGHAGHGENERVDVLAVQERKKLRAVR, from the coding sequence ATGACCCGTCCCGGCACTTCCTATGGCAAGAGCGCCGCGCGCAAGGCGCAGGACGCGGAGCGCGACCGCCTGCCGATCCGGGCCGGGATCCAGCCCGAGCAGCCGGTGACCGGGCAGGTTGTGACGCTGTACTCAGACGGGGCGTGCGACACCACCAAGGGGCACGGCGGTTGGGCCACGATCCTCAGCTACGGCGAGAAGGAGCTCATACTGAGCGGTCACGAGGAGAACACCACCAACAACCGCATGGAACTGCGCGGCCTGCTGGAGGGCCTGAAAACCCTGAAACGGCCCTGTCAGATCCGCGTGGTGACAGACAGCCAGTACCTGCGCAAGGCCTTCACCGACGGCTGGATCCTGAAATGGCAGCGCAACGGCTGGAAAACGGCGGGGGGCGACCCGGTCAAGAACCAGGATCTGTGGGAGGAACTGATCGCCCTGGCACGCACGCACGCCCTGACCTTCCTGTGGGTCAAGGGCCACGCCGGGCACGGCGAGAACGAGCGGGTGGACGTCCTGGCCGTGCAGGAACGCAAGAAACTCCGCGCGGTCAGGTGA
- a CDS encoding MFS transporter, whose translation MDTRRDLTAPLAGTWTDRHDRRRIVLTCDVLGAALTLALMLLLLSAATPLWTLVLLSGLMGLVSTFHGSAFDASYTSLVPVERLPRANGLMQTIWSLSGLVGPAAAALLIGVPALLRDHGGPVWIGAGWIASLRDGVPFAYGIDALSFLLAAVVLSRLRVPSPARPEVGEARSFRQDMTFGWRFIGVRRPLLALLLTFAVANLCGSGLGVLEPLLVKFSLGGDWHARGSSFQAALATISVVQSVGGVLGGVIISAWGGLKRVRVLGVLIPMVISGLALIALGLSTTVLAASAALFISGLTLPAMNAHSQSIWQSQVPGHMQGRVFSVRRLIAQFTSPASAALAGLLAAHYAPGAVMVAAGVLYAGVAALQLLNPGLRPLGDPAIPAVPRPG comes from the coding sequence GTGGACACTCGCCGCGACCTGACCGCCCCGCTGGCCGGCACCTGGACCGACCGGCACGACCGGCGGCGCATCGTGCTCACCTGCGACGTGCTGGGCGCCGCCCTTACCCTGGCGCTCATGCTGCTGCTCCTCAGCGCGGCCACGCCGCTGTGGACGCTGGTGCTGCTCTCCGGCCTGATGGGCCTGGTCTCCACCTTTCACGGGTCGGCCTTCGATGCCAGCTACACGAGTCTGGTGCCCGTGGAACGCCTGCCCCGCGCCAACGGCCTGATGCAGACCATCTGGAGCCTGTCGGGTCTGGTCGGCCCGGCCGCCGCCGCGCTGCTGATCGGCGTTCCCGCCCTGCTGCGGGATCACGGCGGCCCCGTTTGGATCGGTGCGGGGTGGATCGCCAGCCTGCGCGATGGCGTGCCCTTCGCGTACGGCATCGACGCCCTGAGCTTCCTGCTGGCCGCCGTGGTGCTCTCGCGGCTGCGAGTGCCGTCACCGGCCCGGCCCGAGGTGGGCGAGGCCCGCAGCTTCCGGCAGGACATGACCTTCGGCTGGCGCTTCATCGGTGTGCGTCGCCCCCTGCTGGCGCTGCTGCTCACCTTCGCCGTGGCGAACCTGTGCGGCAGCGGCCTGGGCGTGCTCGAACCCCTGCTCGTGAAATTCAGCCTCGGCGGCGACTGGCACGCGCGCGGCAGCTCCTTTCAGGCGGCCCTTGCCACCATCAGCGTCGTGCAGAGCGTCGGCGGGGTGCTCGGCGGCGTAATCATCAGCGCGTGGGGCGGCCTGAAACGCGTGCGGGTGCTCGGCGTCCTGATTCCCATGGTCATCTCCGGCCTGGCCCTCATCGCCCTGGGGCTGAGCACGACCGTGCTGGCTGCCAGCGCCGCCCTGTTCATCTCCGGCCTGACCCTGCCCGCTATGAATGCCCACTCGCAGAGCATCTGGCAGTCCCAGGTTCCCGGCCACATGCAGGGCCGCGTGTTCAGCGTGCGGCGACTGATCGCGCAGTTCACCAGTCCTGCCAGCGCCGCCCTGGCCGGTCTGCTCGCCGCGCACTACGCCCCCGGCGCGGTCATGGTGGCGGCCGGCGTGCTGTACGCAGGCGTGGCCGCCCTGCAACTCCTGAACCCCGGCCTGCGACCGCTCGGCGACCCGGCCATTCCCGCCGTCCCGCGCCCCGGCTGA
- a CDS encoding carboxymuconolactone decarboxylase family protein: protein MAYLETVPVAQAQGDVREQYARAQANAGYVPNYTQLFSLRPEVNAAWGTLLGTIRGTLDPRRYELVTLAAARALRSSYCSLAHGKVLRDAHYAPSEVQAIATAPDSAGLAPVDVAIMAFAAQVARDAPSVTAADVQGLRDHGLSDTEIFDVAAAASARCFFSTLLDALGAEPDAAYGALEPGLREALTVGRPITQHQDVRLP from the coding sequence GTGGCCTATCTGGAGACGGTGCCGGTGGCACAGGCGCAGGGTGACGTGCGCGAGCAGTACGCGCGGGCGCAGGCAAACGCGGGCTACGTGCCGAATTACACGCAGCTGTTCAGCCTGCGACCGGAGGTGAATGCCGCGTGGGGCACGCTGCTCGGCACGATCCGGGGTACGCTCGACCCGCGCCGCTACGAGCTGGTGACGCTGGCAGCCGCCCGCGCACTCCGATCCTCGTACTGCTCGCTGGCGCACGGGAAGGTGCTGCGCGACGCGCATTACGCGCCGAGTGAGGTGCAGGCCATCGCCACTGCTCCGGACTCGGCCGGACTGGCCCCGGTGGACGTAGCGATCATGGCTTTCGCCGCGCAGGTGGCCCGCGATGCCCCCAGCGTGACCGCGGCAGACGTGCAGGGCCTGCGTGACCACGGCCTGAGTGACACCGAGATCTTCGACGTGGCCGCTGCCGCAAGCGCCCGCTGCTTTTTCAGCACCCTGCTGGACGCGCTGGGAGCCGAGCCGGACGCCGCGTACGGGGCACTGGAGCCCGGCCTGCGCGAGGCCCTGACGGTCGGCCGGCCCATCACTCAGCATCAGGACGTGCGCCTGCCGTGA
- a CDS encoding PIN/TRAM domain-containing protein: MLAIRLLTMLLGLLAGLGAGRALAAIQPEELGVVNTLSLMLAGMLTALLFAPRAERVGLQYTTRLSRWYAALSPRKVAAATFGMVVALLLSVLLGSLLQGLPFYTWVWSIAVTVLLSVFFVTYATGHADAFGLLAFPQVRRKPGSKLLDSSVIIDGRILDLTRAGLLEGELVAPAFILRELQALSDSADPQKRTRGKRGLSILEDLRDLNHLRVEDWDDPALPGADDKLIRLARETGARIITNDSNLGKIARLHDVQTINIHEIAVALRPQVQAGDPLTITITKSGQQAGQGVGYLDDGTMVVVEDALKHRGKAVRVQVVNNVQTSVGRMIFAKLDREEVVV; the protein is encoded by the coding sequence GTGCTCGCCATCCGCCTCCTGACCATGCTCCTCGGCCTGCTCGCCGGGCTCGGAGCGGGCCGGGCCCTGGCGGCCATCCAGCCCGAGGAACTGGGCGTCGTCAACACCCTGAGCCTCATGCTCGCCGGGATGCTCACCGCCCTGCTGTTCGCGCCCCGCGCTGAACGCGTCGGCCTGCAGTACACCACCCGACTGAGCCGCTGGTACGCCGCCCTCTCGCCGCGTAAGGTCGCCGCCGCCACCTTCGGCATGGTCGTCGCCCTGCTCCTCAGCGTCCTGCTCGGCAGCCTCCTGCAGGGCCTGCCCTTCTACACCTGGGTCTGGAGCATCGCCGTCACGGTTCTGCTCTCGGTGTTCTTCGTCACCTACGCCACCGGCCACGCCGATGCCTTCGGCCTCCTCGCCTTTCCGCAGGTGCGCCGCAAACCCGGCAGCAAACTGCTGGACTCCAGCGTCATCATCGACGGCCGCATCCTCGACCTCACCCGCGCCGGCCTGCTCGAAGGGGAACTCGTCGCGCCGGCCTTCATCCTGCGCGAACTCCAGGCCCTGTCCGACAGCGCCGACCCGCAGAAACGCACCCGGGGCAAACGCGGCCTGAGCATCCTCGAGGACCTGCGCGACCTCAACCACCTGCGCGTCGAAGACTGGGACGACCCGGCCCTCCCCGGCGCAGACGACAAACTCATCCGCCTCGCCCGCGAAACCGGCGCCCGCATCATCACCAACGACAGCAACCTCGGCAAGATTGCCCGCCTCCACGACGTCCAGACCATCAACATCCATGAGATCGCCGTTGCCCTGCGCCCCCAGGTGCAGGCCGGCGATCCGCTCACCATCACCATCACCAAGAGCGGCCAGCAGGCCGGACAGGGCGTCGGCTACCTCGACGACGGCACCATGGTCGTCGTCGAGGATGCCCTCAAACACCGCGGCAAGGCCGTGCGCGTGCAGGTCGTGAACAACGTGCAGACCAGCGTGGGGCGCATGATCTTCGCCAAGCTGGATCGGGAGGAAGTGGTCGTCTAA
- the yqeK gene encoding bis(5'-nucleosyl)-tetraphosphatase (symmetrical) YqeK, whose translation MPPYAGDLAADVNVLLAAHRCEITREHVPRVAREAVALARRFGVDPGAARTAAWLHDVGGIVRRADMVALCESLGVAVVPEERQVPMLLHARISVALARGRYGVTDAATLQAIRVHTTLHAEPTPLDLVVFLADKLEWDQGGIPPYHAELSAALDGGLMAGARWMLTWMASPQANLLIPHPELRAAWAAFGVIPPA comes from the coding sequence ATGCCTCCGTACGCCGGTGATCTGGCCGCCGACGTGAACGTCCTGCTGGCCGCACACCGCTGCGAGATCACGCGCGAGCACGTGCCCAGGGTCGCCCGCGAGGCGGTGGCCCTGGCCCGGCGCTTCGGCGTCGATCCGGGAGCCGCCCGCACCGCCGCGTGGCTGCACGATGTGGGCGGCATCGTGCGCCGGGCCGACATGGTCGCCCTGTGCGAATCGCTCGGCGTGGCCGTGGTGCCCGAGGAACGGCAGGTGCCCATGCTGCTACACGCGAGGATCAGCGTGGCGCTGGCGCGAGGGCGCTACGGCGTGACGGACGCGGCGACCCTCCAGGCCATCCGCGTCCACACGACCCTTCACGCCGAGCCCACGCCGCTCGATCTGGTCGTGTTCCTGGCCGACAAGCTGGAGTGGGATCAGGGCGGCATTCCCCCGTACCACGCCGAACTGAGCGCCGCACTCGACGGCGGCCTGATGGCCGGGGCACGGTGGATGCTGACGTGGATGGCCTCCCCGCAGGCAAACCTGCTCATCCCCCACCCGGAGCTGCGTGCCGCGTGGGCCGCGTTCGGCGTCATACCGCCCGCGTAG